A single genomic interval of Mycolicibacterium holsaticum DSM 44478 = JCM 12374 harbors:
- a CDS encoding ester cyclase, giving the protein MTDNLRQRRLEVIREHMDTEVSKEFDRTLATFKGHPHYEIMATGQVFDGDDEVMGYYRTTRTAFPDQRHDNVRYHVADDAVIVEFDLLGTNLGEFYGLPPTGKAFRVPIAAVFFFDGDRIVNERIYFDSASLVTQIGRGELLSLVGTGEL; this is encoded by the coding sequence ATGACCGACAACCTGCGCCAGCGTCGCCTCGAGGTGATCCGCGAGCACATGGACACCGAGGTGAGCAAGGAGTTCGACCGGACCCTGGCGACCTTCAAGGGCCATCCGCATTACGAAATCATGGCCACCGGACAGGTTTTCGACGGCGACGACGAGGTCATGGGCTACTACCGGACCACCCGCACCGCGTTTCCCGACCAGCGCCACGACAACGTGCGCTACCACGTCGCCGACGACGCCGTGATCGTCGAGTTCGACCTGCTGGGAACCAATCTCGGCGAGTTCTACGGACTGCCGCCGACCGGTAAGGCGTTCCGCGTGCCGATCGCGGCGGTCTTCTTTTTCGACGGTGACCGTATCGTCAACGAGCGCATCTACTTCGACTCTGCCAGCCTGGTCACCCAGATCGGACGCGGCGAGCTGCTCTCCCTGGTCGGCACGGGCGAACTGTGA
- a CDS encoding DUF2834 domain-containing protein: protein MVSLLVHAVLGVAVVWFTIAANPKIFSRPPVGPRFSAIEIVFWAVGLASIPLLWYHNIQFVNEYATASSNPIWGPGSWQEFIALGYTNPAASSASADYTIINVILLPLFTIIDGRRRGIRHPWLYFVSSLFTSCVFAYAFYFATMERQRRHQLAAAELKSPA, encoded by the coding sequence ATGGTTTCCCTTCTTGTGCACGCCGTGCTCGGGGTGGCGGTCGTCTGGTTCACCATCGCGGCCAACCCCAAGATCTTCAGTCGGCCCCCCGTCGGACCGCGGTTCTCCGCAATCGAAATCGTCTTCTGGGCAGTGGGCCTCGCGTCGATTCCGTTGCTCTGGTACCACAACATCCAGTTCGTCAACGAGTATGCGACGGCGTCGTCGAATCCCATCTGGGGCCCTGGCAGCTGGCAGGAGTTCATCGCCCTGGGCTACACCAACCCGGCGGCCAGTTCGGCGAGCGCGGACTACACGATCATCAACGTGATCCTGCTACCGCTGTTCACGATCATCGACGGGCGGCGGCGCGGGATCCGTCATCCATGGCTGTACTTCGTCTCGAGCCTGTTCACCAGCTGCGTCTTTGCCTACGCCTTCTACTTCGCCACGATGGAACGCCAGCGCCGCCATCAGCTGGCGGCCGCGGAGCTCAAGTCGCCTGCCTGA
- a CDS encoding TetR/AcrR family transcriptional regulator, with amino-acid sequence MARAAQTARSERTREALRKAALVRFLAQGVEDTSAEQIAEDAGVSLRTFYRHFASKHELLFADYDAGLQWFRAALAARSPDEPLIESVLAAIMASPYDDWAVVRTAALRAQELDSGRIVRHMRQVEAEFADAIEEHLTRDDAPAPGTDQRMHITVTARCIAAAVFGAMEVWMLGYSGSENSLPELARLCREALETLWSGIGDTL; translated from the coding sequence ATGGCCCGGGCTGCCCAGACCGCGCGCAGTGAGCGCACCCGCGAAGCGCTGCGGAAGGCCGCCCTGGTGCGGTTCCTCGCCCAAGGCGTCGAGGACACCTCCGCCGAGCAGATCGCCGAGGATGCCGGGGTGTCGCTGCGGACCTTCTACCGCCACTTCGCCTCCAAGCACGAGCTGCTGTTCGCCGACTATGACGCAGGGCTGCAGTGGTTTCGGGCCGCGCTGGCGGCACGCTCGCCCGATGAGCCGCTCATCGAATCCGTGCTCGCCGCGATCATGGCGTCGCCCTACGACGACTGGGCGGTGGTGCGCACGGCGGCGTTGCGTGCCCAAGAGCTCGACTCCGGACGCATCGTGCGGCACATGCGCCAGGTCGAGGCCGAGTTCGCCGACGCCATCGAGGAGCACCTCACCCGCGACGATGCGCCCGCCCCCGGCACCGACCAGCGCATGCACATCACCGTCACCGCCCGGTGTATCGCGGCCGCGGTGTTCGGGGCGATGGAGGTCTGGATGCTCGGCTACTCCGGCAGCGAGAACTCGCTGCCTGAGCTCGCGCGGCTGTGCCGGGAGGCGCTGGAAACGCTGTGGTCGGGCATCGGCGACACCCTCTGA
- a CDS encoding phytoene desaturase family protein: MTDFDAIVIGAGHNGLTAATLMQKAGRRTLCLDAKLYAGGMASTVELFDGFSFEIAGSVQIPTSATVSRQLGLDELPTVDLDVMSVSLRGVGDEPLVYYTDPMKLMTHINEVHGAEAVNGMAGLMAWCQAPTRALGRFDAGQPPKTLDEMYACATNEFERSSITDLLFASVTDVVDRYLPDREKHGALRGMLSLLACNTTYRGPATPGTAAALAYGFAVPDENALLVKKVRGGIGALTQHLCDVFTSDGGDLRLRSKVEEITVVDGRVRGVRLEDGTTFTAAVVVSAIAPDFTITEMIAPAAVPDDVRQRFSRVDHRGSYLQMHFALDGVPEFAAPYELLNDPAMQSNIGIFSTPEELQQQWEDCRRGIVPADPSIALQIPSVNDPALAPEGKHAASAFSLWFPVEDSQSSYGDMKVEMGRRVIEKVTRLAPNFEDLIIRHTTFTPKHMGTMFGAPGGDYCHGLIHPDQMGPNRPGPKGYVDQPIPIDGLYLGSAGCHGGPGITFIPGYNAAQAALADAG, translated from the coding sequence ATGACGGACTTCGACGCAATTGTCATCGGCGCAGGTCACAACGGGTTGACGGCGGCAACACTGATGCAGAAGGCGGGCCGACGCACGCTGTGCCTGGATGCCAAGCTCTATGCCGGCGGGATGGCATCCACCGTCGAGTTGTTCGACGGGTTTTCCTTCGAGATCGCCGGCTCGGTGCAGATCCCGACCTCAGCCACGGTGAGCCGGCAACTGGGCCTGGACGAACTGCCGACCGTCGACCTCGATGTCATGTCGGTGTCGCTGCGCGGCGTCGGCGACGAACCGTTGGTCTACTACACCGACCCGATGAAGCTGATGACGCACATCAACGAGGTGCACGGCGCGGAAGCCGTCAATGGGATGGCCGGGCTGATGGCCTGGTGCCAGGCGCCGACGCGGGCGTTGGGCCGCTTCGACGCCGGCCAGCCGCCCAAGACGCTGGACGAAATGTACGCCTGTGCCACAAACGAATTCGAGCGATCGAGCATCACCGACCTGCTGTTCGCGTCGGTCACCGACGTGGTGGACCGCTACCTGCCCGACCGGGAGAAGCACGGCGCGTTGCGCGGCATGCTGTCGTTGTTGGCGTGCAACACCACCTACCGCGGACCTGCGACCCCCGGCACCGCCGCCGCGCTGGCGTACGGCTTCGCCGTGCCCGACGAGAACGCGCTGCTCGTGAAAAAGGTGCGCGGCGGCATCGGTGCGCTCACCCAGCATCTGTGCGACGTCTTCACCTCCGACGGCGGCGACTTGCGGTTGCGCAGCAAGGTCGAGGAGATCACCGTCGTCGACGGCCGGGTGCGCGGCGTGCGTCTTGAGGACGGCACGACCTTCACCGCGGCCGTCGTCGTGTCGGCCATCGCACCGGACTTCACCATCACCGAGATGATCGCGCCCGCGGCGGTTCCCGACGATGTGCGCCAACGGTTCTCCCGCGTCGACCACCGCGGCAGCTACCTGCAGATGCACTTCGCACTCGACGGCGTCCCGGAGTTCGCGGCGCCCTACGAACTGCTCAACGACCCGGCGATGCAGTCGAACATCGGCATCTTCAGCACGCCGGAGGAGTTGCAGCAGCAGTGGGAGGATTGCCGCCGCGGCATCGTGCCCGCCGACCCCTCCATCGCGCTGCAGATCCCGTCGGTCAACGACCCGGCACTGGCTCCCGAGGGTAAACACGCCGCCTCAGCGTTCTCGCTGTGGTTTCCCGTCGAGGACAGCCAGTCCAGCTATGGCGACATGAAGGTGGAGATGGGCCGGCGCGTCATCGAGAAGGTCACCCGGTTGGCTCCGAACTTCGAAGACCTGATCATCCGGCACACCACCTTCACCCCCAAGCACATGGGCACGATGTTCGGTGCTCCCGGCGGCGACTACTGTCACGGGCTGATCCACCCCGATCAGATGGGTCCCAACCGGCCCGGCCCGAAAGGCTATGTGGACCAAC